Part of the Capsicum annuum cultivar UCD-10X-F1 chromosome 12, UCD10Xv1.1, whole genome shotgun sequence genome is shown below.
AGAGAATATGAAGATTGAAAGTTAGAATAGAGAGTTCGTAGATAGTCGcacaatgttttttttttttaatttatgatattatattttttcctaCTTTCTTAAAAATTATCCGACGAATAATAGATAGCCACACCTCACACAGAGTTAATGAGCAATGTAACAACCAACCACTACTTTAGTTATTGTATTATTTACttagacataatacataaacatgtttTTTAACTTGATCTCGAATTACACCTATGACCTCTAACTTTGGATGTGCACAAGTAGACATTTAAACTTATGTAAAATTAAACAAGTAGACACAGACGTCTTATAAGGCATAATACACGTAGAACGCCTtgtaggacaaaaattgatcaTATAGGACTCCACATAGGATATGTATATCgatttgttcaactttatacaaattaAAATGCGTACTTATACATACTTAAAATTAAACGTCATAAATATTGTTTGAGATAAAgttaaaaaaacatatttatgCACTGTgtcatttatttatgtttttcttttatcatgctttaattaagtaaaaaatctttcgaaaatattttttctgttattcctaaaatagagataaaattaaatataaatgtatttttacCAAGCCCCCGCCCCCCGCACCCACGCCCCCGCCCCAAAAAAAAAACCATTATGTCATCAATATCTATGCCCTTTTCTCTCTTACCAAAAACACTTCAAAGTCCCCACAAACCACAAACCCTCATTccctcttctcttcttctttacaCCACCCACCCTACCTAACTACCCCACCCCTTCAAACCTCTCAACAAACCAAAAATATTCTCCATTTTTTTCCATTATGAAGAAACTTTATAGAAAAGGCACAGTTCATCCTTCTCCTCCTTTAGTTTCTGACCATCTTTCATTTTTACCTGCTGCTATTTTCACTCTTGCTGTTGCTTTATCTCAACAAGATAAAGAAGTACTAGCTTATCTCATTTCTTGTTCTTCCGGCGACTTCTCCGGCGGGTTTTCCGGCAAGATTTCCGGTAATCGGAGGATTACCCACAAGTCTACACCCATTAACATACCTCCTGCCGCCTCAACCTCCGTTAACGCCACCGTAGATGGCGGCGGAGGTGGTGGTGAGCAACTTTCCGGCAGCTTTTCCGGCGAGTTTTACGGTAATCGGAGGAATACCCACAACAAGTCAGCTACACCCAGCTCAGAATCAGCAAACTCCGGTGGTGGTTATTCGAAAGGTATAACCACCGCGAACGGCGGCGTACATGGCGGCATAGGTGGCGgcggaactgaaaatgaactttCCGGTGATTTTTCAGGCAATCGGAGGACGACCCAAGTTAAGTCAGCTACACCCAGCTCAGAATCAGCAAACTCCGGCGGTGGTTATTCGAAAGGTATGACCACCGCACACGGCGGCGGCGTAGGTGGTGGTGCTGACCATGTAACTTCATTTAAATGCTACTGTTTCAGCTGTTACATGAGTTATTGGGTAAAATGGGATTCTTCACCAAATAGACAACTTATTCATGAGATTCTTGATGCTTATGAAGATGGATTACATAGCAAAAAGagcaaaaaagaaagaagaaagcaaAACGGCTCATCAAAGCAAAACGGGTTAGGGTCCGGGTCAGGGTCCGGGTCATCTAGTAGTAGTGTTGGGTCTTGTAATGAGCTGAAAAAGTCATCATCTGAGCTTACTTTGAACAAAAACGGGTCAGGGTCCGGGTCCGGGACAGGGTCCGGGTCGGGTCAAAATGACCCGGTTGAGGAAACttttgtagatggtgatgaagaagaaagtgGTGAGAAAGGCTCTGTGAGAAAGTTTGTGAGTTTTCTTGGTGAAAAGATATGGGGTATTTGGAactaaataaaatgagaaaaaatatttttttggaattaattttcaagaaaatatttaagtttgtttattttttgttccattttaattttaattttaattttgttttttgtttctgGTCTGTAAAATACTCTTTACTTCACCGATGTAAAATATTGGCTAGTATTTTTGAATGATCATCACCTTCATTGGTTTTTTGTTACATTCACATTTTTGTACATAGGTTTTGTTTGATGTTAAATGTTGCTTATGTTGTAGTTTaggttaagaaaatgaaaaataaataaaactttttttgcatctaatttcaagaattatttagGTTTATTTTGTGCCAATGTGAAATGGCCTTTGGTTTACTTGgatattcaacaacaacaaacccagtgtattttcACAACGTGAAATttggagagggtaagatgtacgcaatttATATCGCTACCTCCGAGgaggtagaaaggctgttttcaaTAGATCCTCGGCTCAAGGACAGTAATTTATTTGGATTTTCATTTCACATATTAGTGTAATCCATACAAATAGGGTACGAGGACGATAGAATGAATGTAGACTTGATTTGTATCTTTATTAAAATAGGGTAAAGGAAAATTTgattgttgtctttatctttatGAATAAAGAGTTTGTTTTTTGATTGAACTCTTGGCTTAAAAGAATTGTTTTCGTAGTAGGATTGCAAGAATTATCTTGTCTACATATTATCAAGATTGAAGTAAGAAATTATAATACACATTAAGgaataagaaattatttaattactaAATAGCTTTGTACCTCTTCTCCCATGCAAAAGTGCAATAATATTCGACTATTTACTAACTCTTTTATCTTAATATTTACTTTTAAATCTTCCTATATAATGTTACGTGTAGGTTGAGTTGTGTCATGATCTGTTTAATCGTCTTCTATCATACTTTCGACTTTTTTCTACCTCTCATAATTCATGTCGTCTAACCTCACACGCCTTATTAATAGCGTGCAATCCTGTACCTCCTCTTCATATGTTAGAatcattttagtttttttttttctttcatcttgtTCGTTACGAAAGTTAACAATCCCtcccttcatttttatttttgttattttcatctTTTGAACATGTAAGTTCTTGATTGTCAACACTAAAAGGGATTTTATGTACATTATTACTTTTACAATAGGATGTTAATTTGGAGAATTTTAGGTCTATCCATTGACGGTTTGAAATTtggaattttaaataaataaaaaaaaaagctagTCATATTTGAAATTTCTTTCTTGGATATAGAGAAAGGTGGCAACTTTTTTTTGGCCAGTGAAAATAACAGTAATTTttaaactgtttttttttttttgcaataatatgaatattcaaataattgttttcttttcatgttcttttttttctttataacaTTTCATTTGGCTCGAGGAAACAAAGTTGgacacttttcaaaattttgtcaTATTGTTAGGAATGACTCAGACACTCATGTTTCTGGTCTATTTTTGTGtgcctttgtttttcttttttcttttttttttaaaaaataattttgctattgtttttaaaaaagtaattagTGCACCACATTTGAATATAACTTTCTTATAAAAATGTACTAAGGTAAAATACTATGAGATTTTAAGGTAAAATACTAtgagattttaagttttagtgggATAGAATTACTATATATTTGTGTTGGTAGGAAATGCTCATATTCAAATATGTGATAAAATCAATCGAGGTGCGTATAAATTGAGTAAAGATATTATTATAgttattaaagagaaaaaaaaaaacatacacaaGATTTAAATTTTGGTGAAAGTAAAAAATACTAAGTGATATTTTTGCTATAAGTTTAAGCATATTGGTGAACAAAATTACCATGTACTCTATGTTTATAgagatataataattttttttgaaattatttagtGTCACAATCTGGTTTGGACATCATAATTacattttttttaggaaaaaataaaaagaaaaatggtaccTAAGGAGTAATACCAAATGTTAATGTGGGTTTGGTAGTACTATCATTACCaacttttattgaatttttaataatCTATGGTAAGTTTGATGTGATCaatgtaaacaaaaaaaaaaaaaaaagagaagttaaATAAATCCAAAGAGTAAAAATTTCAATATCATGATGTGATATAATTATCTACCATTTCAATCTAAATACCAACTATTTAGTATTATATAATTATCATGTATATCTATATGCAATTTGGCATTATCGTAGTTCTAGAAATATATTCTTAGGGACACTTGGGGAAAAAAAAAATGCTAGTTGTCTAATTCTTGAAATAATCTCAATATTCTTGTTAAGGTTCAATTAACATTGAGAATCTTATTAGTTGAAACCTATTTGTAAGCTTGACTTATTTGTAGAATATCTTTTTCTCTTTAccaaagtaaacaacaacaacaccaatatcacactcagtgtatttccacaaagaGGGGTCTGACGAGGGTAAAGTGtatacagtccataccactatcttagatgaagtagagaggttattttcgatagacctccggctcaggACGTATAACAATAcaacaaacaaaaacacaaaagcGGGgaccatttggatggtcaaacgggcgaaacgacgcgaacgggcatttagggccaaatcagtgtgctataacccacggttctgggggtgggtcCGGGATTCGGGCGTACTGTGGACCGAAAATTGATCGAATtttgccagggaggctggggagcgtcctagtgtggtccgtttgagcgggcgaggccatttgggtggtcaaacgggcgaaacggtgcgaacgggatattttcgggccaaatcgatcaCCACCGAATGAGATAACACACTGTTAGATAATAAcggaaataagacacccacacgGTATTACTATAAATTATCTATCTAAAATCATAGATATCATCAAAACACAAAGAACAAGAAACTCCAGGCGCGCGCAGATACAAACAAAGCACCTTCCTTACTATAACGGCTGAACTCCGATCTATTGatcctctaccctaatccgagttctccacacctttctatcaagggtcgtgtcctctgtaagttgtaactgctccatatcatacctaatcacctccctcGAATATGTTTTCGACCTACTTCTACCAAATTAAAGATAAACATATATCAGACAGAAACAATCGAACTTCAGTCATATGTGTATGAAGTTACTCTTTGTTAATTCCGATTTCAGATGCCACATGTCTGAAGTTGTTTCGAGATTGATAGATTTGTTAAATATTACACACCATCGATATAACATAAATATTGATCTCAAAATTAGATATCTCTACGCTTTAATGAACCCGACTTGTGCAACGTGAATTCAAATACTCAATAGGGATATTGAACACCGAgtcataaataattaattaaataaaatttgttatagaaatattttcttacaattagccaatttcatattatatttttcaaatgtctctttgaaaaatacttacttctaaattaatttacaatgattatttagattttatttgCTAGACCTCacatctttcttctttcttttttttttctcaaaaaattgctctttatttttattttgtgaaaaagtGATGTCAACAAAGCATTAAAAAGGTCGGCAAAGTTAACACAAAttaaagttaaaatataaaagcaCTAAGAAACTTAATTCCAAAATTGccttttaaatattcttcttttttatatctTAGCCTAGGGGAATTTGTTCTTTccttttttacataattatttaaattcaaaataagcTTTCTTTTTATtggttttctacttttttttttaaagaaaaaagttttgaaataaggggctaatattttttaaaagaaatcacaTATATTTGAGGTTTAGTGGTAAAAGGACAACTtgttatatattaaaagtgagCATTTTAAGGCCCTtaacaaatatatttaatatatatttgacCAATCGTGAAGgaaaaaaaacaacataaaattttgatattttgaatattaattacagaaaattctgATATGTTACATATTACtaaaaaaatgtcaattttaagtctgtcgagatacataattagctctcgatatatttttttttattttgatttgttgagatacataatacattcaacgaagatacttttttttttcttttgtaaagatatataattagctacaaatatatttttcaaattttgagtccGTCGAGATaaataattagctcctgatacatacaacgaagatacataattaattaaaatttttataattactttataaaGGTGAGAATTTGTGAAAACATGTAAATTAAGgcgtatgtttatgttatttttcaaaaaaaaaaaaaaaaaaaaaggcaatgaAATTTGTTGTGTTACCATTTCTaagatttgatgaatttttttggatttttaaactttaatttctCTCACTAGTATTTTATATTACTAACGCATAATCACGTTAGAGTTATTATAGTTATTGAAcacttattttgaatgaattattGTATCACATAAGCAATGATATAATTCTTTCACTTTTGTGGTTACTTTGACAGTTTAAATAGGAATTAATATTGTTTAATCAGTGTTTAATTTATACTTggacttataataattaagcaTCATTTAGGAATTAATCATGCCtgtttatatattaaaaattaaaaaccataTACTCAATTCATTTCTGTTTGGTTAGGTTAAgtccaaaatatttttaatattgcGTAATATGGTTCGCTTTAAATAAAATTCGTATGATTTTTCTCAAAATGTTATATGTTTAATAGTATTCTACATTTTACCTTattatatgttttttctttttcttttttcaactataaatgtgaaattttgtTCACATAATGAACAATCCCTTTCTTGAATTAAGTTTCATATAATTCATTACCGAGATTTCATGGATTTATTTGGAGATTAATTGTGTGTCATTCATATATTATCCGAGTATTTATGGTCATCAACGCGTGACGGAGTTGATGGTAGTAACGAAAATGGGCGAACTGTCACTTTTGTTACATAAACGTAAGGACTTTTGTTTTGACTTGTAATGTTAAAAAAAACTGTCCCTTTCAGTTCTGGACTCGCATAGAAGCAAGGGTCATATTCACaaataaagtaattatttttttactaaactatttcaaaatataaagaattacataagttaaaaaaagtcaaatgaaattcaatatcaatattaaaaaaaattaacctaAGTGAACAAAATTCATATCCGATATGAACCCTTTGTACTCTTAGCTCTGTCCTTGACCATCATGGCAAGTGTATCTgtctaataaaaccctaaagTAAAACTTCCCGATATAAATTCTAATTAATCAGGCTTCAAAATAAGTATCAAATTCTAATTAATTAGGCTTCAAAATAAGTATCAAATATCGAAcgagaaatttaaaaaaagaattctacttttcaaaattaataatttgacTTGGCCTAATGAAGCTTCTTCAAATAGAGACAAACTTCTAGCTAATAAActactaatattttgggtttttatttgcCACCtttgaattcatgatgattaCTATTGTTAGTTTTCTCAAATTTGCTTTGACTTTTGACtgattcttattctttttttgaaCTTTCAATTTTCAATATGTAAAATTTAATTCGTACTTAATAGCTAAGATaccattctagattttttattCGAGGGAATGGCATCGGTGTGAGCGCAGATGAGGAAAGcgaggctgagatggtttgaTCATGTGATGATGAGGAGTGCGgaagtgtgagaggttggctaggaATGGGTTCAAGCGAGGTAGAAGcagaccgaagaaatattagagggaggtgattagacaggacatgGAGTAACTTCAatttaccgaggacatgaccctagataggaagttgtgAAAGAGGAGGAATAGGGTAGAAGGTTTGTATGAATTTAGAATGATTGTATCTTTTGTTGtaggatgcgatcataccagcactaacacACCAGATTCCATCAGAattccgaagttaagcgtgcttgggcgagagtcaGTGGTGGAGTCAGGATTTTCATTGAGGGTGTTTAGAAGTAAacatacggactagtcgaaggaggttcaacatctactatatatatgtaacaccccgtaaagtcgtgcatggattaacttttaatagagtgctcttagacttaaaaacttgaaaaattttcCAATTGTAATGAGGATTTAGAGTCATTTTAGATGGCAATCTTTGGGATGCGACTTTTCAACCTTTCCgacctccgtttttagattttcaagttgcgttatgatcggacaagctcatagtacatctcatataagtttcaaaattttttggaatgcataagg
Proteins encoded:
- the LOC107851258 gene encoding GPI-anchored hemophore cfmA, with the protein product MKKLYRKGTVHPSPPLVSDHLSFLPAAIFTLAVALSQQDKEVLAYLISCSSGDFSGGFSGKISGNRRITHKSTPINIPPAASTSVNATVDGGGGGGEQLSGSFSGEFYGNRRNTHNKSATPSSESANSGGGYSKGITTANGGVHGGIGGGGTENELSGDFSGNRRTTQVKSATPSSESANSGGGYSKGMTTAHGGGVGGGADHVTSFKCYCFSCYMSYWVKWDSSPNRQLIHEILDAYEDGLHSKKSKKERRKQNGSSKQNGLGSGSGSGSSSSSVGSCNELKKSSSELTLNKNGSGSGSGTGSGSGQNDPVEETFVDGDEEESGEKGSVRKFVSFLGEKIWGIWN